A region of Nakaseomyces glabratus chromosome M, complete sequence DNA encodes the following proteins:
- the CDR1 gene encoding pleiotropic drug resistance family ABC transporter (CAGL0M01760g~Multidrug transporter of ATP-binding cassette (ABC) superfamily, involved in resistance to azoles; expression regulated by Pdr1p; increased abundance in azole resistant strains; expression increased by loss of the mitochondrial genome): protein MSLASDKKDADVASTTTTAQDDDNLSTYHGFDHHVQDQVRQLARTLTQQSSLHQKKEHTLPEEGINPIFTNTEADDYNPRLDPTSDEFSSAEWVQNMSNISNSDPDYYKPYSLGCYWKDLVATGESADIEYQANFLNGPYKGLKTVYNTVVPSTASSKDKNFKILKSMEGAVNPGELLVVLGRPGSGCTTLLKSISSNTHGFNIAKESTISYSGMTPNDIRKHFRGEVVYNAEADIHLPHLTVYQTLLTVARLKTPQNRLKGIDRETYARHLTEVAMATFGLSHTRNTKVGNDLVRGVSGGERKRVSIAEVSICGSKFQCWDNATRGLDSATALEFIRALKVQASISNAAATVAIYQCSQDAYDLFDKVCVLYDGYQIYFGPAGKAKEYFQKMGYVSPERQTTADFLTAVTSPSERIINQDYINRGIFVPQTPKEMWEYWRASEDHADLIKEIDSKLSDNYDANLAEIKDAHVARQSKRARPSSPYTVSYGMQIKYLLIRNFWRIKQSSGVTLFMVIGNSSMAFILGSMFYKVMKHNTTSTFYFRGAAMFFAVLFNAFSSLLEIFSLFEARPITEKHRTYSLYHPSADAFASILSEVPAKLITAVCFNIIYYFLVNFRRNGGVFFFYFLINIVAVFAMSHLFRCVGSVSKTLSAAMVPASMLLLGLSMYSGFAIPRTKILGWSKWIWYINPLAYLFESLMINEFHDRKFPCSQYIPSGSVYNNVPADSRICSSVGAIRGNDYVLGDDFLRESYSYLHKHKWRGFGIGLAYVIFFLVLYLILCEYNEGAKQKGEILVFPQNIVRRMKKERKLKNVSSDNDVEIGDVSDISDKKILADSSDESEESGANIGLSQSEAIFHWRNLCYDVQIKKETRRILNNVDGWVKPGTLTALMGASGAGKTTLLDCLAERVTMGVITGEVSVDGKQRDDSFARSIGYCQQQDLHLKTSTVRESLRFSAYLRQPADVSIEEKNQYVEDVIKILEMEQYADAVVGVPGEGLNVEQRKRLTIGVELAAKPKLLVFLDEPTSGLDSQTAWSICQLMKKLANHGQAILCTIHQPSAILMQEFDRLLFLQRGGKTVYFGDLGDGCKTMIDYFESHGSHKCPPDANPAEWMLEVVGAAPGSHANQDYHEVWRNSDEYQKVQEELEWMSNELPKKNTNNSETVHKEFATGVLYQCKLVSLRLFQQYWRSPDYLWSKFFLTIFNNIFIGFTFFKADRSLQGLQNQMLAVFMFTVIFNPLLQQYLPSFVQQRDLYEARERPSRTFSWKAFIVSQILVEIPWNILAGTVAFVIYYYAIGFYSNASVAHQLHERGALFWLFSCAFYVYIGSLALFCISFNQVAEAAANMASLMFTLSLSFCGVLVTPNGMPRFWIFMYRVSPLTYLIDGMLSTGVANVAIKCSNYELLRFSPAANLTCGEYLGPYLQTVKTGYIVDPSATDTCELCPYSHTNDFLSSVSSKYSRRWRNWGIFICYIAFNYIAGIFLYWLARVPKKSGKLAKK from the coding sequence ATGTCTCTTGCAAGTGACAAGAAGGATGCCGATGTGGCGTCTACTACTACAACTGCGCAAGATGATGACAACTTGTCCACATATCATGGTTTCGACCATCATGTGCAGGACCAAGTCAGACAGCTTGCCCGCACATTGACTCAACAGAGCAGTCTGcatcaaaagaaagaacacaCTCTGCCTGAGGAAGGTATCAACCCTATCTTTACCAACACTGAGGCCGATGACTACAACCCAAGATTGGACCCTACTTCCGATGAGTTCTCCTCTGCAGAATGGGTTCAGAACATGAGCAACATTAGCAACTCAGACCCGGATTACTACAAACCATACTCCCTTGGCTGTTACTGGAAGGATTTGGTCGCAACTGGTGAATCTGCTGATATCGAATACCAGGCCAACTTCTTGAACGGACCATATAAAGGTCTGAAAACTGTTTATAACACGGTGGTGCCATCCACAGCCTCTTCAAAGGACAAGAATTTCAAGATTTTGAAGTCTATGGAAGGTGCCGTCAACCCAGGTGAGCTGCTAGTTGTGCTAGGTAGACCTGGTTCAGGGTGTACCACTTTGCTAAAATCTATCTCGTCTAATACCCACGGTTTCAACATCGCCAAGGAATCTACTATCTCCTATAGCGGCATGACTCCAAACGACATCAGAAAACACTTCCGTGGTGAAGTTGTCTACAACGCTGAAGCCGATATCCATTTACCACACTTGACTGTTTACCAAACTTTACTGACAGTTGCAAGATTAAAGACTCCACAAAACCGTCTGAAAGGAATCGATAGAGAGACTTACGCTAGACATTTAACGGAAGTGGCCATGGCCACTTTTGGTCTTTCACATACAAGAAACACCAAAGTCGGTAACGACTTAGTTAGAGGTGTGTCTGGTGGTGAACGTAAGCGTGTCTCCATTGCTGAAGTCTCTATTTGTGGTTCTAAATTCCAATGTTGGGATAACGCAACGAGAGGTTTAGATTCTGCCACCGCACTGGAGTTTATCCGTGCTTTAAAAGTTCAAGCCAGTATTTCCAACGCTGCTGCTACTGTGGCTATCTACCAATGTTCTCAAGATGCATACGATCTATTCGATAAAGTCTGTGTGCTTTACGATGGTTATCAAATTTACTTTGGACCTGCTGGTAAGGCTAAggaatattttcaaaagatgGGTTACGTTAGTCCTGAAAGACAGACTACTGCTGACTTCCTAACAGCTGTCACTTCTCCATctgaaagaataataaacCAGGATTACATAAATAGAGGTATCTTTGTTCCTCAAACTCCTAAGGAAATGTGGGAATATTGGAGAGCCTCCGAAGATCATGCTGACctaattaaagaaattgacAGTAAGTTATCTGATAATTACGATGCTAATCTTGCAGAAATAAAGGATGCTCATGTCGCTAGACAGTCTAAGAGAGCTAGACCATCTTCCCCATATACCGTAAGCTATGGTAtgcaaataaaatactTATTAATTCGTAATTTCTGGAGAATCAAACAGAGTTCAGGTGTTACGTTATTTATGGTCATAGGTAACTCGTCGATGGCGTTTATATTGGGTTCAATGTTCTACAAGGTAATGAAACATAATACTACCTCCACATTTTATTTCAGAGGTGCTGCCATGTTCTTCGCTGTCTTATTTAATGCCTTCTCATCCCTATTGGAAATTTTCTCTTTATTCGAAGCTAGACCAATCACTGAAAAACATAGAACATACTCGCTATACCACCCAAGTGCTGATGCATTTGCCTCTATCCTTTCTGAAGTTCCAGCTAAACTTATTACTGCCGTTTgtttcaatattatttactACTTCTTGGTGAATTTCAGAAGAAATGGTGgtgtcttcttcttctatttcCTGATCAACATTGTTGCAGTATTTGCCATGTCTCATTTATTTAGATGTGTTGGTTCTGTCTCAAAGACATTATCTGCTGCGATGGTTCCTGCTTCCATGTTATTGCTTGGTTTGTCAATGTATTCCGGTTTTGCAATCCCAAGGACTAAGATTTTGGGATGGTCTAAATGGATCTGGTACATCAACCCACTTGCATACTTATTTGAATCGTTGATGATCAATGAGTTCCATGACCGTAAATTCCCATGTTCACAATATATCCCATCTGGTTCAGTTTATAATAACGTTCCAGCTGACTCAAGGATTTGTTCTAGTGTTGGTGCCATTAGAGGTAATGACTATGTTTTGGGTGACGACTTCTTGAGAGAGAGTTACTCTTACTTGCACAAACATAAGTGGCGTGGTTTTGGTATTGGTCTGGCCTATGTGATTTTCTTCCTTGTTTTGTACTTAATCCTTTGTGAGTACAATGAAGGTGCCAAACAAAAGGGTGAAATCTTGGTCTTCCcacaaaatattgttagaagaatgaaaaaagaacGTAAACTGAAGAATGTTAGCTCTGACAATGATGTTGAAATTGGTGATGTTAGTGATATCTCCGACAAAAAGATTCTTGCTGATTCATCTGATGAATCGGAAGAAAGTGGTGCTAACATTGGTTTATCTCAATCTGAAGCCATCTTCCACTGGAGAAACTTGTGTTACGATGTTCAAATTAAAAAGGAAACTAGACGTATCTTGAATAATGTGGATGGTTGGGTTAAACCAGGTACTTTGACTGCGCTAATGGGTGCATCGGGTGCTGGTAAGACTACATTATTGGATTGTTTGGCGGAGAGAGTAACGATGGGTGTTATTACAGGTGAGGTTTCAGTTGATGGTAAGCAAAGAGATGACTCTTTTGCTAGATCTATTGGTTACTGTCAACAACAAGATTTGCACTTGAAAACATCGACAGTCAGGGAATCGCTAAGATTCTCCGCTTACCTACGTCAACCTGCTGATGTGtctattgaagaaaagaaccAATACGTTGAAGATGTCATTAAGATTCTAGAAATGGAACAATATGCAGATGCTGTTGTTGGTGTTCCTGGTGAAGGTTTAAATGttgaacaaagaaagagacTGACTATTGGTGTTGAATTGGCTGCTAAACCAAAACTTCTGGTCTTTTTGGATGAACCTACTTCAGGTCTGGATTCACAAACAGCATGGTCCATTTGTCAACTAATGAAGAAACTAGCTAATCATGGCCAAGCTATTTTGTGTACAATTCACCAACCTTCTGCTATTTTGATGCAAGAGTTTGATAGATTGCTGTTTTTGCAACGTGGTGGTAAGACCGTTTACTTTGGTGACCTAGGTGATGGCTGTAAGACTATGATCGATTATTTTGAAAGCCATGGCTCTCACAAGTGTCCACCAGATGCTAACCCAGCTGAATGGATGTTAGAAGTCGTTGGTGCTGCTCCAGGGTCTCATGCTAATCAGGATTACCACGAAGTATGGAGAAATTCCGATGAGTATCAAAAGGTTCAGGAAGAATTGGAGTGGATGTCCAACGAGCttccaaagaaaaatactaATAACTCTGAGACAGTCCATAAAGAATTTGCTACTGGTGTTCTTTACCAATGTAAGTTGGTTTCCCTTCGTCTGTTCCAACAATACTGGAGATCTCCAGATTACCTATGGTCAAAGTTCTTCTTGACTATTTTCAACAATATCTTTATTGGTTTCACATTCTTCAAAGCTGATAGGTCATTGCAAGGTTTGCAAAACCAAATGTTAGCTGTTTTTATGTTTACAGTGATCTTCAACCCATTGCTACAGCAGTATTTGCCATCATTTGTTCAACAAAGAGACTTATACGAAGCAAGAGAAAGACCTTCCAGAACATTTTCATGGAAGGCTTTCATTGTTTCTCAAATCCTTGTTGAAATCCCATGGAATATCCTAGCTGGTACTGTCGCTTTTGTGATTTACTATTATGCTATTGGGTTCTACTCCAATGCTTCTGTAGCACATCAACTACACGAACGTGGTGCTTTGTTCTGGTTGTTTTCGTGCGCATTCTATGTCTACATTGGATCTCTTGCTCTATTCTGTATTTCCTTTAACCAGGTGGCAGAAGCAGCAGCAAACATGGCATCCTTAATGTTCACTCTATCGCTATCTTTCTGTGGTGTTCTAGTTACTCCAAATGGTATGCCAAGATTCTGGATTTTCATGTACAGAGTATCGCCATTGACATATCTGATTGATGGTATGCTTTCTACTGGTGTTGCTAATGTCGCCATTAAGTGTTCTAACTACGAGTTACTGCGGTTTTCTCCTGCTGCAAACTTGACTTGTGGCGAGTACTTGGGACCATACCTACAAACCGTGAAGACTGGCTACATTGTTGACCCATCAGCTACAGACACATGTGAACTATGTCCATACTCTCATACCAATGACTTCTTGAGTTCTGTTAGTTCCAAGTACTCTCGTAGATGGAGAAATTGGGgtattttcatttgttaCATTGCTTTCAACTATATCGCtggtattttcttgtaCTGGTTGGCCAGAGTTCCAAAGAAATCTGGTAAACTTGCcaagaaataa